From a single Desulfatibacillum aliphaticivorans DSM 15576 genomic region:
- a CDS encoding CoB--CoM heterodisulfide reductase iron-sulfur subunit B family protein, with protein sequence MKYAYFGGCNIPFQMPETNAAIHALLGAFSIELADLREFTCCGYPVKKLNTRAWLTAAARNLALAEKKQMDIATLCACCYHSLRMAKDRLARDSAMADEVNKVLAQENLEYRGRVRVEHALAVIAAAAGPDGIAGKVVRPMEDSKAACHYGCHLIRPANVMGFDDPFVPTILDEMAAATGATPIEWSRKMDCCGAPVLGADRDLALKLARGKLENAANSGADILCTVCPFCHLFFEDVLKTQPAGPGNAPYPALVNYAVFFCRALGLKI encoded by the coding sequence ATGAAATACGCCTATTTCGGCGGATGCAACATCCCCTTTCAGATGCCTGAAACAAACGCGGCAATCCACGCCCTTCTGGGGGCCTTTTCCATTGAGCTTGCAGACCTCAGGGAGTTTACCTGCTGCGGATATCCCGTAAAAAAACTCAACACCAGGGCTTGGTTGACTGCCGCGGCCCGAAATCTCGCCCTGGCTGAAAAAAAGCAAATGGACATTGCGACTCTTTGCGCATGTTGCTACCACAGCCTGCGCATGGCAAAGGACAGGCTGGCCCGGGATTCCGCCATGGCTGACGAAGTGAACAAGGTCCTGGCGCAGGAAAACCTGGAGTACCGGGGGCGGGTGCGTGTGGAGCATGCCCTGGCTGTGATCGCCGCCGCCGCCGGGCCGGACGGAATAGCCGGAAAGGTTGTCAGGCCCATGGAGGATTCGAAGGCGGCCTGCCACTATGGATGTCATCTTATACGCCCGGCAAACGTCATGGGTTTTGATGATCCTTTTGTCCCGACCATCCTGGACGAAATGGCCGCGGCGACAGGCGCCACGCCCATTGAATGGAGCCGTAAAATGGATTGCTGCGGCGCTCCTGTACTGGGCGCAGACCGCGACCTGGCTCTGAAACTAGCCAGGGGCAAGCTGGAAAACGCTGCAAACTCCGGAGCTGATATACTTTGCACCGTGTGCCCTTTTTGCCATCTGTTTTTTGAGGATGTGTTGAAAACTCAACCCGCCGGCCCCGGGAATGCCCCATATCCCGCTCTGGTGAATTACGCCGTCTTTTTCTGCCGGGCGCTGGGCCTCAAAATCTAA
- a CDS encoding 4Fe-4S dicluster domain-containing protein yields MLNTLTLISLAVFVAGGAYKVGSWFGKDAWEEDKSSFLKRLAASVVGLGSAFFSLKLLVLVKVFFLDVLFQRKILRQSLYRWVSHMMIFWGFIWLLAFHALGSIFAEPLFGPDYICLNPLFFLRELTGLMVLAGLSMAFCRRICSRQPRMKTGRDDLALLALLILVMLSGFLLESVKISSHYVFMDMVENWAGLDPDDDAEDILALRVYWEKNNALASAGRTHDPGLAEDGFYVHESYCMSCHVSNKWAPAGYLLAKAIGPAASRANGPGAVSFFYWLHVGLCLAGLASLPFTKLFHVFSTPLSLLINSVTDWERVHPANAATIRAIELDACVHCSACNLNESMAVLHSLTGNDCILPSEKIRMLKGGLHKLTEQEKCTFGTGLTLCTCCDKCSNVCPAGIQLKQIWKSTRGLLFQQKDVDFSLLSPLSFHPSLSTGIDSDGALTGLIQRTREAASYGWSGSDPGPIKLGKKNPKNSLKSLMDKTLPGATAARCMGCEMCTNACPVPGLCDNPAETLGLMPSQIIRAIGLGRVDMALGAGMLWSCLSCYRCQDVCPAGVQVADALIELRNIALNTAGAEYDSRSEAADSCPAKLVFRPGKREDQQ; encoded by the coding sequence GTGTTGAACACATTAACGTTGATCAGCCTGGCCGTGTTTGTCGCGGGAGGGGCCTATAAAGTCGGCTCCTGGTTCGGCAAGGACGCGTGGGAGGAAGACAAGTCATCCTTTCTCAAGCGGCTTGCAGCATCCGTCGTGGGCCTGGGGAGCGCATTCTTCAGCCTTAAGCTGCTTGTTCTGGTCAAAGTCTTTTTCCTGGACGTCCTTTTCCAGAGAAAAATTTTGCGTCAAAGCCTGTATAGGTGGGTTTCCCATATGATGATTTTTTGGGGATTTATCTGGCTTTTGGCGTTTCACGCATTGGGAAGCATATTCGCAGAGCCTTTGTTCGGCCCGGACTACATTTGTCTTAATCCCTTGTTTTTTCTTCGCGAGCTAACCGGGCTGATGGTTCTTGCCGGACTGAGCATGGCCTTTTGCCGCCGCATCTGCTCCCGTCAGCCCCGCATGAAGACCGGGAGAGACGACTTGGCGCTCCTGGCCTTGCTGATTTTAGTCATGCTTTCCGGATTTCTGCTGGAATCCGTGAAGATAAGCTCCCATTATGTTTTTATGGACATGGTTGAAAACTGGGCGGGCCTTGACCCTGATGATGACGCAGAAGACATACTGGCCCTGAGGGTTTATTGGGAGAAAAACAACGCCCTTGCTTCCGCCGGGCGGACCCATGATCCGGGACTGGCGGAAGACGGTTTTTACGTGCATGAATCTTATTGCATGTCCTGCCATGTTTCCAATAAGTGGGCTCCGGCAGGCTATCTTCTGGCAAAGGCCATTGGACCGGCTGCTTCCAGGGCCAACGGACCGGGCGCCGTCAGCTTTTTTTACTGGCTGCATGTGGGACTTTGCCTTGCCGGGCTTGCCTCCCTGCCTTTTACCAAGTTGTTTCATGTTTTTTCCACGCCTCTTTCTCTGCTGATCAACTCAGTGACCGACTGGGAGCGGGTGCATCCCGCGAACGCAGCCACAATCCGGGCCATAGAGCTTGACGCATGCGTGCACTGTTCCGCCTGCAATCTTAACGAATCCATGGCTGTGCTTCATTCTCTGACAGGGAACGACTGCATTTTGCCCTCGGAAAAAATCCGCATGCTCAAAGGCGGGCTGCACAAATTGACCGAGCAGGAGAAATGCACGTTTGGCACAGGGCTTACGCTTTGCACTTGCTGCGACAAATGCTCCAACGTCTGCCCGGCCGGCATTCAACTCAAGCAGATATGGAAGTCCACGCGCGGGCTGTTGTTCCAGCAAAAAGACGTGGATTTTTCGCTTTTGTCTCCGCTTTCCTTTCATCCTTCCTTGTCTACGGGCATTGACTCTGACGGAGCTTTAACGGGTCTTATCCAAAGGACAAGGGAGGCTGCATCCTACGGATGGTCCGGTTCCGACCCCGGACCGATTAAGCTGGGGAAAAAGAATCCCAAAAATTCTCTGAAAAGCCTTATGGACAAAACCCTCCCGGGCGCCACGGCGGCCAGATGCATGGGGTGCGAGATGTGCACCAACGCCTGCCCGGTTCCCGGCCTGTGCGACAATCCAGCTGAAACGCTCGGCCTGATGCCTTCCCAGATCATCAGGGCCATAGGGCTGGGACGGGTGGATATGGCTTTAGGCGCGGGCATGCTTTGGTCCTGTCTCAGTTGCTATCGCTGCCAGGACGTATGTCCGGCGGGAGTGCAGGTAGCAGACGCCCTGATCGAACTCAGGAACATCGCTCTCAACACGGCCGGGGCGGAATATGACTCCCGAAGCGAAGCCGCTGACTCTTGTCCAGCCAAGCTTGTTTTCAGGCCGGGTAAAAGGGAGGATCAACAATGA
- a CDS encoding acyl-CoA dehydrogenase family protein, translating to MKTDETVNKMQAAVKEFAAGRIAPAQLYKAEEFPMELWKAMGEAGLLGIGVPKEFGGQGGGYTDIARCGRILGAAGHSLGLTVSWMLHLAAAKFLIMNMGSREQKEDLLPKLAKGEMTMSLSISEPKTGAHPKHMKTRALFEDGSYVISGEKAYLTNGPIAGMYAVIAVTEEKEGKKQFTAFLVPRETPGLTVGENMALDFFKPSPHGGIVLEACKVPESAVLGPFNQGYETIVKAFRDTEDILMMGPVCGGMDRIGELLAEQLKKAGAPSDDKLEALGLYLSLCKGLFALALYGAEKLEKGEPDPDLAMIPVSFRFMSKKALKVALGILEDVNPEEGSELAVTLHDLIFSGRIAGNVSKIKQKMMGKAALI from the coding sequence TTGAAAACCGACGAAACTGTGAATAAAATGCAAGCAGCCGTTAAGGAATTTGCCGCCGGCCGCATCGCCCCAGCCCAACTGTATAAGGCCGAAGAATTCCCTATGGAATTGTGGAAGGCCATGGGCGAGGCGGGACTTCTGGGGATTGGAGTTCCCAAGGAATTCGGCGGTCAGGGCGGCGGATACACCGACATAGCCCGGTGCGGCCGTATTCTTGGCGCGGCGGGGCATAGCCTGGGCCTGACGGTTTCGTGGATGCTCCACCTTGCAGCGGCCAAATTTCTTATCATGAACATGGGATCCCGTGAGCAAAAAGAGGATTTGCTGCCTAAGCTGGCAAAGGGAGAAATGACCATGTCCCTTTCCATTTCCGAGCCCAAAACCGGCGCCCATCCCAAACACATGAAAACCCGTGCGCTCTTCGAGGACGGAAGCTACGTGATCTCGGGGGAAAAGGCCTATCTCACCAACGGCCCCATCGCGGGCATGTACGCGGTGATTGCAGTCACGGAAGAAAAGGAGGGGAAAAAGCAGTTTACGGCCTTTTTGGTTCCCCGCGAGACTCCTGGCCTGACCGTGGGCGAAAATATGGCTCTGGACTTTTTCAAGCCGTCGCCCCACGGAGGAATCGTCCTGGAAGCGTGCAAGGTTCCTGAAAGCGCCGTGCTTGGGCCTTTTAACCAGGGTTACGAAACCATCGTCAAAGCCTTCCGGGATACCGAAGACATTTTGATGATGGGGCCTGTGTGCGGCGGCATGGACCGCATTGGGGAATTGCTGGCCGAGCAGTTAAAAAAGGCCGGAGCGCCTTCGGACGATAAGCTGGAAGCCCTGGGGCTTTATCTTTCCCTGTGCAAAGGCCTGTTCGCCCTGGCCCTATACGGCGCGGAAAAACTGGAAAAAGGAGAGCCCGATCCGGACCTGGCCATGATTCCGGTTTCGTTCCGCTTTATGTCCAAAAAGGCTTTGAAAGTGGCTCTCGGCATTTTGGAGGACGTGAATCCGGAGGAAGGAAGCGAACTGGCCGTGACCCTGCACGACCTGATTTTTTCCGGCCGCATTGCGGGAAACGTTTCCAAAATCAAGCAAAAAATGATGGGGAAAGCGGCTTTGATTTAA
- a CDS encoding DUF3999 domain-containing protein, with product MKTLVKTALIFFLALAATGFCQPAPNDFAYGIALETPGESAIYRFETPDEVYHWIVDPALGDLRIFNGGEQVVPHTLLKSPSEVKSLKPVYTENALPLFPVLATADGRESSVNIHIETDGKGALVNINGGAQAGEDSYVSYYILDVSAFMDNSADRQKRLDRLTLEWSHTENGFVSKVDVYASSDLSNWRRIAHDAALADMTFGEHKLIRNEIPLPEPMDKYLKLTWPKGKDGAVLDKVTARFRKDRKKVTKTEPKARTMDLQAVRGEEPQEYLFQCPGRFPVQSVQVDLPQKNTLVKASLFCRDAEDMPWTKTFSGLIYDLNVDGTRIASETITFEPRGALYWKLAVNQGEGGMGPGLPRFKIGYQPHTICFVAQGEPPFTLAFGSFKYKRGDALVDPLLSGLSPDNMPNLIKPANASLQFELGGQAALTPPKPPLPWKRIILWAVLCLGAVVVAVMAWKLSRQMPDKQ from the coding sequence ATGAAGACGCTTGTAAAAACCGCATTGATATTTTTCCTGGCCCTGGCTGCAACCGGCTTTTGCCAGCCTGCACCCAATGATTTCGCCTATGGAATCGCCCTGGAGACTCCGGGGGAATCGGCGATTTACCGGTTTGAAACCCCGGACGAGGTGTACCACTGGATCGTGGACCCGGCTTTGGGAGATCTCCGCATTTTCAACGGCGGCGAGCAGGTGGTTCCCCACACGCTGCTGAAAAGCCCGTCCGAGGTGAAAAGCCTCAAGCCCGTGTACACGGAAAACGCTCTGCCTCTTTTTCCCGTGTTGGCGACGGCAGACGGCAGGGAGTCGTCCGTAAACATCCATATTGAAACCGACGGCAAAGGCGCCCTGGTGAATATTAACGGCGGCGCCCAGGCGGGCGAGGATTCCTACGTCTCCTATTATATCCTGGACGTCTCGGCTTTTATGGATAACAGCGCCGACCGGCAAAAACGCCTGGATAGACTGACCCTGGAATGGTCCCACACCGAAAACGGGTTTGTATCCAAGGTGGACGTTTACGCCAGTTCGGACCTGTCCAATTGGCGCAGGATCGCCCATGACGCGGCCCTGGCAGACATGACTTTCGGCGAGCACAAACTGATTCGCAACGAAATCCCGCTCCCGGAACCCATGGACAAGTATCTCAAACTGACCTGGCCCAAGGGCAAGGATGGGGCTGTCCTGGATAAAGTCACGGCGCGTTTTCGCAAGGACCGTAAAAAGGTGACCAAAACGGAACCCAAGGCGCGAACCATGGATTTGCAGGCGGTGCGCGGGGAGGAGCCCCAGGAGTATCTGTTTCAATGCCCCGGACGTTTTCCGGTCCAAAGCGTGCAAGTGGATTTGCCCCAGAAAAACACCCTGGTCAAGGCCAGCCTGTTTTGCCGGGATGCGGAAGATATGCCGTGGACCAAAACGTTTTCCGGCCTGATTTACGACCTGAACGTGGACGGAACCCGGATCGCCAGCGAAACCATTACGTTCGAGCCCCGGGGCGCCCTGTATTGGAAGCTGGCGGTCAACCAGGGGGAAGGCGGCATGGGGCCCGGCCTGCCGCGCTTTAAGATCGGATACCAGCCCCATACCATATGCTTTGTGGCCCAGGGGGAACCGCCCTTTACCTTGGCCTTCGGCAGTTTTAAATACAAAAGGGGGGACGCCCTGGTGGATCCTTTGCTGTCGGGCCTTTCCCCCGATAACATGCCGAACCTGATTAAGCCCGCCAATGCCAGCCTCCAGTTTGAATTGGGGGGCCAAGCCGCTTTAACGCCGCCCAAGCCCCCTTTGCCCTGGAAACGCATTATTCTATGGGCTGTTTTGTGCCTTGGGGCGGTCGTTGTGGCGGTTATGGCCTGGAAGCTGTCCCGACAAATGCCTGACAAGCAGTAA